The genomic region TTTGATCCGGGCTTCTGGATTGCCAAGGACAACTGGTCGCAGCCGGAAACCAAAACCCTTTATGTCAATGACGGCAAGCTTGCCTTTGACGCCGCCGACGATGCGTCAATTGCGCCCGACATTTACCTGAAGTCACCGCTTGATACCGGCACCGCGGCGGGCGAGTACTTCACACTGAAACCCGATGCCGAAATGGCAATTGATCAGCGTCCTGATGACGCCGGATCGCTTGTCTTTGAAACCGCCCCGCTTGAGGCCGAGATCGACCTTCTGGGTCGTCCGGTGTTGCGGGTTGATCTGGAATGTGATGCGGACTGGTCAAACCTGTGTGCGCGTCTGGTCGATGTCCATCCGGATGGCACGGCAACCCGCGTATCGTTCGGTGTGCTTAACCTTGCTCATCGCGAGCTTGATGCCAACTATGCAGATCCAAAGCCAATGCCGCGTGGCCAGAAAGTCACCATTACGCTGGTGCTTGATGCCTGTGGGTATCGTTTCAATGCGGGGCATCGCCTGCGTCTGGCGCTTTCGACATCCTATTGGCCAATGATCCTGCCGCCGCCTTTTGATGCGGGCCTGACCATTGCGCCGTCTTCAATTGCGTTTGATCTGCCGTTGCTCGGCGCGCATGAAAAGATCGAGGTTAAGGAACCCGACAATCCCGATCCGCTGCCCAAATATATCGAACACAAACCGGGCCGGACGGAACGCAGCGTTCAGCGCAACCTGACGCAGAATGAAACGCGCTATCGCATCTATGAAGATACGGGTGTTAATGAACATCCGGACTCACGCCTGTCGACCCGCCAAGTACGCAGCGAAACCTGGACGATCAATCCGCTTGATCCGACATCCGTCACGGGTGAAGCCGCCTGGACCTGCGATCTTGAACGCGATGAATGGTCAGTGCGGACAGATTGCCACGCAGAACTGACATGTGACCGTCACAATTGGTATGTGTCGGCCTGGGTCATCGGTTATGAAGGCAGTGAACAGGTCTTTGAAAAAACTTGGGAAAAGACCATTCCCCGAAACTTCATGTAACCATCTTCACGAAAAAAGGGCCGGATGACCGGCCCTTTTTGCTATTCCTACTCAACCATAGTAGCGATGGCATCGCACAGATGCCCGAACGCTGTTTTTGCCCCCGGGCTCATATGCCTGGCACGCAGCCAGCCATGGATCATTTGCGGTTCTTCGCGGTACTGCACGGAAATACCTGCACGGGCAAGACGGGCGGTATATTCTCGACCGTCATCACGCAGCGGATCAAAATAGGCCGCTGTGATAAAGGTCGGCGGAAGTCCACGCAGATCATCGACTGAAAGCGCATGGGCAAACGGATCATCCATCGGTGCCTTCAGCACATCACGGTAATAAATCACGTCGTCAGTGCTCAGCCCCGGCGCATTGGCCATCTGCCCGTAGCTGGGCCAGTTCAAATCGCCACCAAGGGCCGGATAAATGAGGACCTGCCCCAAAACGCGATCGCCAAAACCTTCTTCGCGGGCCCGAACCGCGATCCCGGCGGCCAGCATGCCACCAGCACTGTCGCCAACCAGAACAATCTTCTTGCCCGATGCCAAAATACTTTGGGTCACCCGATGGCAATCTTCATGCTGAGCTGGCCAGATATGTTCCGGCGCAAGACGATAATCAATCGCGATCAGTTCTGCCTTTGCCGCCTCGGATATTTCCGCACAAATCGCATCATGGCTATCGCGCGAACCAACCACAAAGCCACCGCCATGCATATAGACGATCTTGTGGTGTGAGGTGCAATCGGCCGGGCGGTAATGGCGCACCGGTACATCGGCAATCACGTCATCTTCGACGTGCATTCCGTCCGGATGGGGGAATGCAAATTCAGCGCACAGAGCATCATACCAACTGCGTTGCTGGTCAATGGATGCCGCCACCGCATCGGGCGGATAGAACCCGTCGCATTTGGCGATAAAGGCACGAATGCCGTCTTCCTCCGGCATCGGGTCATAGGTCATTTTGGAAGAAACCTGATCGGAATTGGCCATCAACGGATCCTTGGTCAAAGACGTGATGGAGCAGCCTAACGCGGATGCCCCCGCAGTTAAAGACTGCAGGGACATGTCACAACGTTATTGTGAACTGGTTCGATGCAAAACGGATAAGGCATTCGGCCTAACCGATTGCACGCCCAAGCTGATCGGGTTTGGCTAGGCTTGCATGGCGTTTGGCCATTTCAGCCAGATTGGTTGCCACCACACCGCCGGGCTCGGATGTGCGGCGGGTTTTAATATCCACATGCAACAACAGGGTTTCCACGGTTGCGGCCACAGCCCCCTCATCATTGATCAGGCGATGGAACAGATGAAGCTTCTTGCCTTCGCCGTTGATCAGTTGTGTCGTGACCCGAATATGATCCCCGGCACTGATTTCGTTCAGGTAGCAAACGTGGGTTTCCACGGTGAAATAGCTGCCGCCGTTGGCAATGTAATCGGCGTCCGCACCGATCATCTCCATGAAGCGGTCGCTTGCCTGTGCGCTGACTTCAACATAGTGGGCTTCGTTCATGTGCCCGTTATAGTCGGTCCAGCTTTGCGGGATCTGTCGATCGCCCGTCACCGGAAGATCATCCATCGGCATCGGTTCAGGCAGGGACGCTTCATGATCATTGATCGTACCACCTGCACCACTGCCCGATTTTTTGAGCGCACGCATCATACCGACAAGGTTGTCATCGCGCAGGCGCTCAAGGTCGCGGATGCTCATATGGCCAGATTGATCATCTGATTGCTGCGCAATACGCGCGGTCAGTTCCGGAGTCAGTTCCGGCACATCCATAAGCTTCGTCCATGGCCATTTAAGTGCCGGTCCGAACTGCCCGATGAAATGTTCCATCCCGGCCTCGCCACCAGCAATGCGATAGGTTTCAAACAATCCCATCTGTGCCCAGCGCAACCCAAAGCCATAGCGGATGGCGTCATCAATTTCCTCGGTTGTGGCGACCTCGTCATGAACAAGCCACAGCCCTTCGCGCCAAACGGCCTCAAGCAGTCGGTCGGCAATATGGGCGTCAATTTCCTTGCGCACGACAAGTGGCTTAAGCCCGACGGAGCGCAGCAAATCACACCCCGCCTCAAGCACCGATGCGTCGGTCGCAGCCGACGGCACCACTTCAATCAAGGGCAACAGATAAACCGGGTTGAACGGATGGGCGACAACGATCTGTTCGGGTTTGATCGATCCTTGCTGCAACTCACTTGGCTTAAAGCCCGACGTCGATGACCCGATCAGGCAGTCCGACGGGGCATGGGCCTGAATTTGTGCGAGGATCTTGTGTTTAAGCGCAAGCTGTTCGGGCACGCTTTCCTGAATCCA from Thalassospira indica harbors:
- a CDS encoding CocE/NonD family hydrolase, whose protein sequence is MSDRNFTVIENTFITIADGTRLAARMWMPENAENDPVPTVFEFLPYRKGDGTCARDESTYPQFAKAGIAGVRIDIRGSGESDGVIDGEYTELELANACELIAWIADQPWCNGSVGMMGISWGGFNCLQVAALNPPALKAVISIASTVDRYNDDIHYKNGCHLGAQLSWAGTMLAYQSRSPDPALVGDDWRAMWLDRLKEEPFFLEEWLQHQTRDEYWKHASICEDFDEVKIPSMVLAGWADGYRNTPMRAIEGMPDRSKALIGPWVHKYPHFAWPKPRADFTSEAIKWWNKWLRGDDNGMDDLPQMRAYILNGPKPAPRRDFDPGFWIAKDNWSQPETKTLYVNDGKLAFDAADDASIAPDIYLKSPLDTGTAAGEYFTLKPDAEMAIDQRPDDAGSLVFETAPLEAEIDLLGRPVLRVDLECDADWSNLCARLVDVHPDGTATRVSFGVLNLAHRELDANYADPKPMPRGQKVTITLVLDACGYRFNAGHRLRLALSTSYWPMILPPPFDAGLTIAPSSIAFDLPLLGAHEKIEVKEPDNPDPLPKYIEHKPGRTERSVQRNLTQNETRYRIYEDTGVNEHPDSRLSTRQVRSETWTINPLDPTSVTGEAAWTCDLERDEWSVRTDCHAELTCDRHNWYVSAWVIGYEGSEQVFEKTWEKTIPRNFM
- a CDS encoding carnitine 3-dehydrogenase; this translates as MSTSTNKKAAIIGGGVIGGGWASRFLLNGWDVAVFDPDPQAKRKINEVLANARCSLPALYDRSLPDEGTLTFHDDLAKAVSDAQWIQESVPEQLALKHKILAQIQAHAPSDCLIGSSTSGFKPSELQQGSIKPEQIVVAHPFNPVYLLPLIEVVPSAATDASVLEAGCDLLRSVGLKPLVVRKEIDAHIADRLLEAVWREGLWLVHDEVATTEEIDDAIRYGFGLRWAQMGLFETYRIAGGEAGMEHFIGQFGPALKWPWTKLMDVPELTPELTARIAQQSDDQSGHMSIRDLERLRDDNLVGMMRALKKSGSGAGGTINDHEASLPEPMPMDDLPVTGDRQIPQSWTDYNGHMNEAHYVEVSAQASDRFMEMIGADADYIANGGSYFTVETHVCYLNEISAGDHIRVTTQLINGEGKKLHLFHRLINDEGAVAATVETLLLHVDIKTRRTSEPGGVVATNLAEMAKRHASLAKPDQLGRAIG
- a CDS encoding alpha/beta hydrolase, giving the protein MANSDQVSSKMTYDPMPEEDGIRAFIAKCDGFYPPDAVAASIDQQRSWYDALCAEFAFPHPDGMHVEDDVIADVPVRHYRPADCTSHHKIVYMHGGGFVVGSRDSHDAICAEISEAAKAELIAIDYRLAPEHIWPAQHEDCHRVTQSILASGKKIVLVGDSAGGMLAAGIAVRAREEGFGDRVLGQVLIYPALGGDLNWPSYGQMANAPGLSTDDVIYYRDVLKAPMDDPFAHALSVDDLRGLPPTFITAAYFDPLRDDGREYTARLARAGISVQYREEPQMIHGWLRARHMSPGAKTAFGHLCDAIATMVE